A part of Vespula pensylvanica isolate Volc-1 chromosome 20, ASM1446617v1, whole genome shotgun sequence genomic DNA contains:
- the LOC122636072 gene encoding cytoplasmic dynein 2 intermediate chain 1 isoform X3 yields the protein MSKKETTKVETHGYSKSQKPSSRRKTDDEQLELPQTSSSGYVSRSSFKQKKPSFSQKEISINQQVSNKIVTSKSNNLKSLSTSNIVSNKTRDSSVKKSHLAHNTDTKPLKKHQSTYSEKRGLSTTYIPKSNLSGNSSKEKKEAVKKVTSKTISNNSASINKTDSQSKIRRNSRTLSSEEVKVLHSLIRKDNSKQELPKKKEITTNVISKQKNIDQNKHDDNYYADDFEEYESDFEECTDDEILEASESSSENEINLYQSPIELSTKEQQKVIHNANNHKVEEEDMHDSGHYELAEAKRRAMIIETMITKGQNIPLPLSDLQQTINKEYSEDKLFENKSLPLSMDEGFEDTRSGDFTKLPSLSQVALIDFSKTKDNSNKKLTTTEKLTKLKSRGKQLLTMIKLNTLTFSLLECAPVPYEEFIRNYGKLHTQQMYTQTGDDKLEAETQTIEICNVNKWTQFPISCRNHRNDKGDVNLFIMEQAGVGSDDNLNLEEVMTKPSFDILQLNDFVRRAATVILSLLEEKKFGGTIFQNDVQEIPESDGFVKFDINSITFLAGREVTMINYSESLNKVLLTIHAPYEDEIETVHNQKDITDYCIGCVWNICEPSLPTKLFYSTSPITACCFHPTNYNIVFAGLEDGSISLWDLKENEIWHHKVANNINGNDWIIRMPTYTTTGNAEVSTHNSKIVAIRTLSKTEKVYTEMSKNKFIPIQLCSIDENGNFIIWSVFYNLESNVNDLGLSQWGNIRLIKSQDMSIQLNDNGTIIDMHIDNIDSNGLFVATDANEILHSTCLNCRVNPPIYKRHKIAPCGNTSCIEICPFKASYFLVGCNDGTILLYSSNREKPILQLQHDNYRNKITVLKWSRSKPSTVYVLNNKSQ from the exons ATGTCTAAGAAG GAAACAACTAAAGTTGAAACTCATGGGTATTCAAAGTCACAAAAGCCCAGTAGTCGTAGAAAAACTGATGATGAACAGCTTGAACTTCCTCAGACTTCCTCCAGTGGTTATGTATCAAGAAGTTCCTTCAAACAAAAGAAGCCTAGTTTttctcaaaaagaaatttcgataaatcaaCAAGTATCAAACAAAATAGTCACATCAAAATCCAATAATCTAAAATCTTTGTCTACGTCAAATATAGTCAGCAATAAGACAAGAGATAGTAGTGTGAAAAAAAGTCATTTAGCTCATAATACAGATACAAAGCCTTTAAAAAAGCATCAAAGCACGTATTCTGAAAAAAGAGGTTTGAGTACTACGTATATACCAAAGTCAAATTTAAGTGGTAATAGttctaaggaaaaaaaggaagcagtaaaaaaagttacaagtaaaacaatatcaaataattctgcatcaataaataaaactgaTTCACAATCTAAAATACGTAGAAACTCTAGAACTTTAAGCTcagaagaagtaaaagtattACATTCACTTATACGTAAAGACAATTCTAAACAAGAGCTgcctaagaaaaaagaaataacaacaaaCGTAATATCTAagcaaaaaaatatcgatcaaaaTAAACACGATGACAATTATTATGCAGATGATTTTGAG gAATATGAATCAGATTTTGAAGAATGTACAGATGATGAAATATTAGAGGCCAGTGAAAGTTCaagtgaaaatgaaattaatttatatcaaagtcCAATTGAACTTTCTACTAAAGAACAa cAAAAAGTAATACATAATGCAAACAATCATAAAGTGGAAGAGGAAGATATGCATGATTCTGGTCATTATGAATTAGCTGAAGCAAAAAGAAGAGCAATGATAATAGAAACAATGATCACAAAAGGACAGAATATACCACTACCATTATCAGATCTCCAGCAAACAATTAACAAAGAGTATAG TGaggataaattatttgaaaacaaGTCATTACCATTGTCAATGGATGAGGGCTTCGAAGATACTAGGTCTGGTGATTTTACAAAGTTACCATCTCTTTCACAAGTTGCATTGATTGACTTTTCTAAAACTaaagataatagtaataaaaag CTAACTACCActgaaaaattaacgaaattgaAGAGTAGAGGAAAACAGCTACTAACtatgataaaattgaatactttaacattttctttattggAATGTGCACCAGTACCATATGaagaatttattagaaattatggGAAATTACATACTCAACAG atgtatacacAAACAGGCGATGATAAATTAGAAGCTGAAACACAGACGATTGAAATATGTAATGTTAATAAATGGACACAATTTCCAATAAGTTGCAGAAATCATAGAAACGATAAAGGAGatgtaaatttattcattatg gaACAAGCTGGTGTTGGTAGTGATGATAATCTTAATCTAGAAGAAGTTATGACAAAGCCATCGTTCGATATATTGcaattaaatgattttgtaCGTCGTGCTGCCACtgttatattatcattattagaagaaaaaaaatttggagGAACTATTTTCCAAAATGATGTTCAAGAAATACCTGAAAGTGACGGTTTCGtcaaatttgatataaattcaataaccTTCCTTGCTGGTAGAGAAGTaacaatgataaattattctgAGAGCttaaataaagttttattGACTATTCATGCTCCCTATGAggat GAAATTGAAACGGTACACAATCAGAAAGATATTACAGATTATTGTATTGGATGTGTATGGAATATTTGTGAACCATCTTTaccaacaaaattattttattctacatCTCCTATTACTGCATGTTGTTTTCATCCAACCAACTACAATATTGTATTTGCTGGATTAGAGGATGG ATCCATAAGCCTTTgggatttaaaagaaaatgaaatatggcATCACAAAGTGGCTAACAATATTAATGGTAATGATTGGATTATAAGAATGCCAACATATACAACAACAGGAAATGCAGAAGTTTCAACACATAACTCGAAGATAGTTGCAATACGTACATTGtctaaaacagaaaaagtgTATACAGAAATGAGTAAAAACAAATTCATACCTATACAG TTATGTAGCATAGATGAAAATggtaattttatcatttggAGTGTATTCTATAATTTGGAATCAAATGTCAATGATTTAGGCCTTAGTCAGTGGGGTAATATAAGGCTAATTAAAAGTCAAGACATGTCTAtacaattaaatgataatgGTACAATTATTGACATGCATATAGATAACATAGATTCTAATGGTCTTTTTGTTGCAACTGATGCTAATGAAATATTGCATAGTACTTGTCTCAATTGCAGAGTAAATCCTCCAATATATAAACGACACAAAATAg cTCCATGTGGAAATACATCATGTATTGAAATATGTCCCTTTAAAGCATCTTATTTCTTG gTTGGTTGTAATGATGGGactattcttctttattcgtcAAACAGAGAAAAACCTATCTTACAGTTACAACAtgataattatagaaataaaattacagtATTAAAATGGTCAAGATCTAAGCCATCAACAGtttatgttttaaataataaatcacagtaa
- the LOC122636072 gene encoding cytoplasmic dynein 2 intermediate chain 1 isoform X2, with protein sequence MSKKETTKVETHGYSKSQKPSSRRKTDDEQLELPQTSSSGYVSRSSFKQKKPSFSQKEISINQQVSNKIVTSKSNNLKSLSTSNIVSNKTRDSSVKKSHLAHNTDTKPLKKHQSTYSEKRGLSTTYIPKSNLSGNSSKEKKEAVKKVTSKTISNNSASINKTDSQSKIRRNSRTLSSEEVKVLHSLIRKDNSKQELPKKKEITTNVISKQKNIDQNKHDDNYYADDFEEYESDFEECTDDEILEASESSSENEINLYQSPIELSTKEQQKVIHNANNHKVEEEDMHDSGHYELAEAKRRAMIIETMITKGQNIPLPLSDLQQTINKEYSEDKLFENKSLPLSMDEGFEDTRSGDFTKLPSLSQVALIDFSKTKDNSNKKLTTTEKLTKLKSRGKQLLTMIKLNTLTFSLLECAPVPYEEFIRNYGKLHTQQMYTQTGDDKLEAETQTIEICNVNKWTQFPISCRNHRNDKGDVNLFIMEQAGVGSDDNLNLEEVMTKPSFDILQLNDFVRRAATVILSLLEEKKFGGTIFQNDVQEIPESDGFVKFDINSITFLAGREVTMINYSESLNKVLLTIHAPYEDEIETVHNQKDITDYCIGCVWNICEPSLPTKLFYSTSPITACCFHPTNYNIVFAGLEDGSISLWDLKENEIWHHKVANNINGNDWIIRMPTYTTTGNAEVSTHNSKIVAIRTLSKTEKVYTEMSKNKFIPIQLCSIDENGNFIIWSVFYNLESNVNDLGLSQWGNIRLIKSQDMSIQLNDNGTIIDMHIDNIDSNGLFVATDANEILHSTCLNCRVNPPIYKRHKIAPCGNTSCIEICPFKASYFLVGCNDGTILLYSSNREKPILQLQHDNYRNKITVLKWSRSKPSTVYVLNNKSQIYTCNLENNEMHYVSTSSLTKWGHINCMQLCSWKTERDKVTQYLILATNLGTVLVYKLKKESYCSEKAEFEKELHSFLNYITLL encoded by the exons ATGTCTAAGAAG GAAACAACTAAAGTTGAAACTCATGGGTATTCAAAGTCACAAAAGCCCAGTAGTCGTAGAAAAACTGATGATGAACAGCTTGAACTTCCTCAGACTTCCTCCAGTGGTTATGTATCAAGAAGTTCCTTCAAACAAAAGAAGCCTAGTTTttctcaaaaagaaatttcgataaatcaaCAAGTATCAAACAAAATAGTCACATCAAAATCCAATAATCTAAAATCTTTGTCTACGTCAAATATAGTCAGCAATAAGACAAGAGATAGTAGTGTGAAAAAAAGTCATTTAGCTCATAATACAGATACAAAGCCTTTAAAAAAGCATCAAAGCACGTATTCTGAAAAAAGAGGTTTGAGTACTACGTATATACCAAAGTCAAATTTAAGTGGTAATAGttctaaggaaaaaaaggaagcagtaaaaaaagttacaagtaaaacaatatcaaataattctgcatcaataaataaaactgaTTCACAATCTAAAATACGTAGAAACTCTAGAACTTTAAGCTcagaagaagtaaaagtattACATTCACTTATACGTAAAGACAATTCTAAACAAGAGCTgcctaagaaaaaagaaataacaacaaaCGTAATATCTAagcaaaaaaatatcgatcaaaaTAAACACGATGACAATTATTATGCAGATGATTTTGAG gAATATGAATCAGATTTTGAAGAATGTACAGATGATGAAATATTAGAGGCCAGTGAAAGTTCaagtgaaaatgaaattaatttatatcaaagtcCAATTGAACTTTCTACTAAAGAACAa cAAAAAGTAATACATAATGCAAACAATCATAAAGTGGAAGAGGAAGATATGCATGATTCTGGTCATTATGAATTAGCTGAAGCAAAAAGAAGAGCAATGATAATAGAAACAATGATCACAAAAGGACAGAATATACCACTACCATTATCAGATCTCCAGCAAACAATTAACAAAGAGTATAG TGaggataaattatttgaaaacaaGTCATTACCATTGTCAATGGATGAGGGCTTCGAAGATACTAGGTCTGGTGATTTTACAAAGTTACCATCTCTTTCACAAGTTGCATTGATTGACTTTTCTAAAACTaaagataatagtaataaaaag CTAACTACCActgaaaaattaacgaaattgaAGAGTAGAGGAAAACAGCTACTAACtatgataaaattgaatactttaacattttctttattggAATGTGCACCAGTACCATATGaagaatttattagaaattatggGAAATTACATACTCAACAG atgtatacacAAACAGGCGATGATAAATTAGAAGCTGAAACACAGACGATTGAAATATGTAATGTTAATAAATGGACACAATTTCCAATAAGTTGCAGAAATCATAGAAACGATAAAGGAGatgtaaatttattcattatg gaACAAGCTGGTGTTGGTAGTGATGATAATCTTAATCTAGAAGAAGTTATGACAAAGCCATCGTTCGATATATTGcaattaaatgattttgtaCGTCGTGCTGCCACtgttatattatcattattagaagaaaaaaaatttggagGAACTATTTTCCAAAATGATGTTCAAGAAATACCTGAAAGTGACGGTTTCGtcaaatttgatataaattcaataaccTTCCTTGCTGGTAGAGAAGTaacaatgataaattattctgAGAGCttaaataaagttttattGACTATTCATGCTCCCTATGAggat GAAATTGAAACGGTACACAATCAGAAAGATATTACAGATTATTGTATTGGATGTGTATGGAATATTTGTGAACCATCTTTaccaacaaaattattttattctacatCTCCTATTACTGCATGTTGTTTTCATCCAACCAACTACAATATTGTATTTGCTGGATTAGAGGATGG ATCCATAAGCCTTTgggatttaaaagaaaatgaaatatggcATCACAAAGTGGCTAACAATATTAATGGTAATGATTGGATTATAAGAATGCCAACATATACAACAACAGGAAATGCAGAAGTTTCAACACATAACTCGAAGATAGTTGCAATACGTACATTGtctaaaacagaaaaagtgTATACAGAAATGAGTAAAAACAAATTCATACCTATACAG TTATGTAGCATAGATGAAAATggtaattttatcatttggAGTGTATTCTATAATTTGGAATCAAATGTCAATGATTTAGGCCTTAGTCAGTGGGGTAATATAAGGCTAATTAAAAGTCAAGACATGTCTAtacaattaaatgataatgGTACAATTATTGACATGCATATAGATAACATAGATTCTAATGGTCTTTTTGTTGCAACTGATGCTAATGAAATATTGCATAGTACTTGTCTCAATTGCAGAGTAAATCCTCCAATATATAAACGACACAAAATAg cTCCATGTGGAAATACATCATGTATTGAAATATGTCCCTTTAAAGCATCTTATTTCTTG gTTGGTTGTAATGATGGGactattcttctttattcgtcAAACAGAGAAAAACCTATCTTACAGTTACAACAtgataattatagaaataaaattacagtATTAAAATGGTCAAGATCTAAGCCATCAACAGtttatgttttaaataataaatcaca AATATACACATGTAATTTGGAAAACAATGAGATGCATTATGTAAGTACTTCTTCTTTAACAAAATGGGGACACATAAATTGTATGCAATTATGTTCTTGGAAAACTGAACGTGATAAAGTTACCCAATATCTG aTACTTGCAACAAATCTTGGTACTGTGttagtatataaattaaaaaaggaatctTATTGTTCCGAAAAAGctgaatttgaaaaagaactACATTCGTTTTTGAACTATATTacacttttataa
- the LOC122636074 gene encoding transferrin, with protein sequence MNVRSIFYHILFYAVIFILNECDVVYAEKLKICVVESVNTNKTINKICPNLKIFPFQCVIAKNRFDCLRKLTTGDADITLLQAEDLLAASMYNKYSFLVTHELRLFSEAKQQFEMVALVRRNINNMWDAKEKRFCHPGFETTDTYTKALSMYFENWIIPRECDPEKTLLENRVARLSDYFEAACIAGPWIADATFDTKLKSKYKNLCSLCDNSASCYTGDKYYGREGAILCLTDNVGDIAWVRLDDVLQYFKNVEANKEDYAYLCPDGMTRSAKTDNPCIWLRQPWPVIVARNKVAEMAVDMIDLTINSKNVWKNTLQDLLAPYHSTFVKTESLESPTDYLRRYPGFLSANDRATCQPSRRVRWCVSSDIEDQKCRWLREASFVYGIEPVISCIQEPNRISCLEAIRDQRADIFVSRPEERLEVSKKGLKPILQVTSNKKNDFNRIVAIVKSNSVFKSFKDLKGAKACFTGYESIGWNSFVTIMKNISKDNWDCSSVKAVGNFLGDSCVPGILSVKNIDAPRNLYSLCTTDVNVDDDINTLSCLTSGRADVVFVNLKNVRKEINISNTESSNLTNGKYRILCVKETERGKEEEMCSLTWTTLGAVVAHENITDLRHNEIYSMLLSMDQLFGTNTKGYTSAFSLYGIYDDHQNVIFPEESQHLQLEVSKLQQIRNYDDIVNEIMIQPTCNGAQNWNSCFDKINLLGLLILIAPFTVN encoded by the exons ATGAATGTCCGGTCTATTTTTTACCATATTTTATTCTACGCcgtgatttttatattaaatgaatgtGATGTCGTTTATGCTGAAAAAC tGAAAATATGCGTCGTTGAAAGTGTCAATACCAACAAAACGATTAACAAAATCTGTCCGAATCTGAAAATTTTCCCATTTCAATGTGTCATTGCGAAAAACAG GTTTGATTGTTTACGAAAATTAACGACTGGCGATGCCGATATAACGTTGTTGCAAGCGGAAGATCTTTTAGCAGCGTCAATGTATAACAAGTATAGTTTTCTAGTCACCCACGAATTAAGACTCTTCTCTGAGG CTAAACAACAATTCGAAATGGTAGCTTTAGTACgacgaaatattaataacatgtGGGATgccaaagagaaaagattttgtCACCCTGGATTTGAAACTACTGATACTTATACCAAAGCTCTTTCGATG TATTTCGAAAATTGGATTATACCTAGAGAATGCGATCCAGAAAAAACATTGTTAGAAAATAGAGTAGCACGATTGTCTGATTATTTCGAAGCGGCTTGCATCGCTGGTCCATGGATCGCTGACGCAACGTTCGACACAAAACTAA aaTCAAAGTACAAAAATCTTTGTTCACTTTGCGACAATTCAGCTAGTTGTTATACCGGTGACAAGTATTATGGACGAGAGGGTGCTATATTATGTTTAACTGATAATGTTGGTGACATTGCATGGGTTAGATTAGACGATGTTCTTCAATATTTCAAG AATGTCGAAGCTAACAAGGAAGATTATGCATATCTCTGTCCCGATGGTATGACGAGATCAGCAAAAACTGACAATCCATGTATTTGGCTGAGACAACCTTGGCCAGTTATCGTCGCtagaaa TAAAGTAGCAGAGATGGCCGTTGATATGATCGATTTAACAATCAATTCGAAGAATGTATGGAAGAATACTCTTCAAGATCTTTTAGCGCCTTATCATTCGACGTTTGTTAAAACGGAATCTTTGGAATCACCGACAGATTATTTGCGACgat ATCCTGGTTTCTTGAGTGCCAACGATCGTGCGACATGTCAACCTTCCAGACGTGTACGTTGGTGCGTTTCCTCAGATATAGAAGATCAGAAGTGTCGATGGCTAAGAGAAGCGTCCTTCGTATACGGTATCGAACCTGTTATATCGTGCATTCAAGAACCTAACAGAATTTCTTGTCTCGAAGCAATAAGAGATCAACGTGCTGATATATTTGTGAGCAGACCCGAGGAACGTCTCGAAGTTAGCAA AAAGGGATTGAAACCTATATTGCAAGTAacatccaataaaaaaaacgatttcaaCAGAATCGTCGCAATCGTTAAAAGTAATTCCGTATTCAAAAGTTTTAAGGATTTGAAAGGAGCTAAAGCCTGTTTTACGGGATATGAAAGTATAG gTTGGAACTCATTCGTaacaattatgaaaaatatatcgaaagacAATTGGGATTGTTCGAGTGTTAAAGCTGTTGGAAATTTTTTGGGAGACAGTTGTGTACCAGGAATATTATCTGTTAAGAATATAGATGCTCCACGGAATTTGTATTCCTTGTGTACAACAG ATGTAAATGTTGATGACGATATTAATACATTGTCTTGCCTAACATCTGGTCGTGCCGACGTGGTTttcgttaatttaaaaaatgtacgaaaagaaatcaatatatCAAATACAGAATCATCAAATTTAACAAACGGAAAGTATAGAATTTTGTGtgtaaaagaaacagaaaggggaaaagaagaagaaatgtgtTCCTTAACATGGACTACGCTTGGCGCG GTAGTAGCGCATGAAAATATTACCGATTTGAGAcacaatgaaatttattcgatgttGCTTAGTATGGATCAATTATTTGGAACAAATACCAAGGGATATACTAGTGCTTTCTCTTTGTACGGGATATACGATGATCATCAAAACGTTATTTTTCCA gAAGAATCACAACATCTACAACTTGAAGTTAGCAAGTTACAACAAATTCGAAATTACGACGACATTGTAAACGAAATAATGATACAACCAACTTGCAACGGTGCACAGAATTGGAATTCATGTTtcgacaaaattaatttattaggattattaattttaattgcacCTTTTACTgtaaattga
- the LOC122636072 gene encoding cytoplasmic dynein 2 intermediate chain 1 isoform X1, with amino-acid sequence MSKKETTKVETHGYSKSQKPSSRRKTDDEQLELPQTSSSGYVSRSSFKQKKPSFSQKEISINQQVSNKIVTSKSNNLKSLSTSNIVSNKTRDSSVKKSHLAHNTDTKPLKKHQSTYSEKRGLSTTYIPKSNLSGNSSKEKKEAVKKVTSKTISNNSASINKTDSQSKIRRNSRTLSSEEVKVLHSLIRKDNSKQELPKKKEITTNVISKQKNIDQNKHDDNYYADDFEEYESDFEECTDDEILEASESSSENEINLYQSPIELSTKEQQKVIHNANNHKVEEEDMHDSGHYELAEAKRRAMIIETMITKGQNIPLPLSDLQQTINKEYSEDKLFENKSLPLSMDEGFEDTRSGDFTKLPSLSQVALIDFSKTKDNSNKKLTTTEKLTKLKSRGKQLLTMIKLNTLTFSLLECAPVPYEEFIRNYGKLHTQQMYTQTGDDKLEAETQTIEICNVNKWTQFPISCRNHRNDKGDVNLFIMEQAGVGSDDNLNLEEVMTKPSFDILQLNDFVRRAATVILSLLEEKKFGGTIFQNDVQEIPESDGFVKFDINSITFLAGREVTMINYSESLNKVLLTIHAPYEDEIETVHNQKDITDYCIGCVWNICEPSLPTKLFYSTSPITACCFHPTNYNIVFAGLEDGSISLWDLKENEIWHHKVANNINGNDWIIRMPTYTTTGNAEVSTHNSKIVAIRTLSKTEKVYTEMSKNKFIPIQLCSIDENGNFIIWSVFYNLESNVNDLGLSQWGNIRLIKSQDMSIQLNDNGTIIDMHIDNIDSNGLFVATDANEILHSTCLNCRVNPPIYKRHKIAPCGNTSCIEICPFKASYFLVGCNDGTILLYSSNREKPILQLQHDNYRNKITVLKWSRSKPSTVYVLNNKSQIYTCNLENNEMHYVSTSSLTKWGHINCMQLCSWKTERDKVTQYLVCNKANIITSYASVIIVTTKIFQILATNLGTVLVYKLKKESYCSEKAEFEKELHSFLNYITLL; translated from the exons ATGTCTAAGAAG GAAACAACTAAAGTTGAAACTCATGGGTATTCAAAGTCACAAAAGCCCAGTAGTCGTAGAAAAACTGATGATGAACAGCTTGAACTTCCTCAGACTTCCTCCAGTGGTTATGTATCAAGAAGTTCCTTCAAACAAAAGAAGCCTAGTTTttctcaaaaagaaatttcgataaatcaaCAAGTATCAAACAAAATAGTCACATCAAAATCCAATAATCTAAAATCTTTGTCTACGTCAAATATAGTCAGCAATAAGACAAGAGATAGTAGTGTGAAAAAAAGTCATTTAGCTCATAATACAGATACAAAGCCTTTAAAAAAGCATCAAAGCACGTATTCTGAAAAAAGAGGTTTGAGTACTACGTATATACCAAAGTCAAATTTAAGTGGTAATAGttctaaggaaaaaaaggaagcagtaaaaaaagttacaagtaaaacaatatcaaataattctgcatcaataaataaaactgaTTCACAATCTAAAATACGTAGAAACTCTAGAACTTTAAGCTcagaagaagtaaaagtattACATTCACTTATACGTAAAGACAATTCTAAACAAGAGCTgcctaagaaaaaagaaataacaacaaaCGTAATATCTAagcaaaaaaatatcgatcaaaaTAAACACGATGACAATTATTATGCAGATGATTTTGAG gAATATGAATCAGATTTTGAAGAATGTACAGATGATGAAATATTAGAGGCCAGTGAAAGTTCaagtgaaaatgaaattaatttatatcaaagtcCAATTGAACTTTCTACTAAAGAACAa cAAAAAGTAATACATAATGCAAACAATCATAAAGTGGAAGAGGAAGATATGCATGATTCTGGTCATTATGAATTAGCTGAAGCAAAAAGAAGAGCAATGATAATAGAAACAATGATCACAAAAGGACAGAATATACCACTACCATTATCAGATCTCCAGCAAACAATTAACAAAGAGTATAG TGaggataaattatttgaaaacaaGTCATTACCATTGTCAATGGATGAGGGCTTCGAAGATACTAGGTCTGGTGATTTTACAAAGTTACCATCTCTTTCACAAGTTGCATTGATTGACTTTTCTAAAACTaaagataatagtaataaaaag CTAACTACCActgaaaaattaacgaaattgaAGAGTAGAGGAAAACAGCTACTAACtatgataaaattgaatactttaacattttctttattggAATGTGCACCAGTACCATATGaagaatttattagaaattatggGAAATTACATACTCAACAG atgtatacacAAACAGGCGATGATAAATTAGAAGCTGAAACACAGACGATTGAAATATGTAATGTTAATAAATGGACACAATTTCCAATAAGTTGCAGAAATCATAGAAACGATAAAGGAGatgtaaatttattcattatg gaACAAGCTGGTGTTGGTAGTGATGATAATCTTAATCTAGAAGAAGTTATGACAAAGCCATCGTTCGATATATTGcaattaaatgattttgtaCGTCGTGCTGCCACtgttatattatcattattagaagaaaaaaaatttggagGAACTATTTTCCAAAATGATGTTCAAGAAATACCTGAAAGTGACGGTTTCGtcaaatttgatataaattcaataaccTTCCTTGCTGGTAGAGAAGTaacaatgataaattattctgAGAGCttaaataaagttttattGACTATTCATGCTCCCTATGAggat GAAATTGAAACGGTACACAATCAGAAAGATATTACAGATTATTGTATTGGATGTGTATGGAATATTTGTGAACCATCTTTaccaacaaaattattttattctacatCTCCTATTACTGCATGTTGTTTTCATCCAACCAACTACAATATTGTATTTGCTGGATTAGAGGATGG ATCCATAAGCCTTTgggatttaaaagaaaatgaaatatggcATCACAAAGTGGCTAACAATATTAATGGTAATGATTGGATTATAAGAATGCCAACATATACAACAACAGGAAATGCAGAAGTTTCAACACATAACTCGAAGATAGTTGCAATACGTACATTGtctaaaacagaaaaagtgTATACAGAAATGAGTAAAAACAAATTCATACCTATACAG TTATGTAGCATAGATGAAAATggtaattttatcatttggAGTGTATTCTATAATTTGGAATCAAATGTCAATGATTTAGGCCTTAGTCAGTGGGGTAATATAAGGCTAATTAAAAGTCAAGACATGTCTAtacaattaaatgataatgGTACAATTATTGACATGCATATAGATAACATAGATTCTAATGGTCTTTTTGTTGCAACTGATGCTAATGAAATATTGCATAGTACTTGTCTCAATTGCAGAGTAAATCCTCCAATATATAAACGACACAAAATAg cTCCATGTGGAAATACATCATGTATTGAAATATGTCCCTTTAAAGCATCTTATTTCTTG gTTGGTTGTAATGATGGGactattcttctttattcgtcAAACAGAGAAAAACCTATCTTACAGTTACAACAtgataattatagaaataaaattacagtATTAAAATGGTCAAGATCTAAGCCATCAACAGtttatgttttaaataataaatcaca AATATACACATGTAATTTGGAAAACAATGAGATGCATTATGTAAGTACTTCTTCTTTAACAAAATGGGGACACATAAATTGTATGCAATTATGTTCTTGGAAAACTGAACGTGATAAAGTTACCCAATATCTGGTATGTAATAAAGCTAATATCATTACATCATATGCATCAGTAATAATTGTTActacaaaaatttttcagaTACTTGCAACAAATCTTGGTACTGTGttagtatataaattaaaaaaggaatctTATTGTTCCGAAAAAGctgaatttgaaaaagaactACATTCGTTTTTGAACTATATTacacttttataa